In Gossypium arboreum isolate Shixiya-1 chromosome 5, ASM2569848v2, whole genome shotgun sequence, a single genomic region encodes these proteins:
- the LOC108488504 gene encoding uncharacterized protein LOC108488504 isoform X2: MNQAEETMSCVYKNPNAPTEDRIKDLVSRMTLQEKVGQMTQIEQLLVDDLVGSMVSGAGKEPLEKAMASDWAETIDRFQQAAVDSRLGIPLAYGIDAVHGNNRFYGATIFPHNIGLGATGDADLAQRIGAAVALEVRASGIHFNFAPCVAVCRDPRWGRCYESFSEDTNIVRKMTSIITGLQGQPPVGHPKGYPFVAGRYNVIACAKHFVGDGGTEKGINEGNTISSYDELESIHMAPYLDCLYKGVSTVMASYSSWNECKLHAHHFLLTEILKGKLGFKGFLISDWKALDRLSEPRGSNYRRCVYTAINAGIDMVMVPYRYKQFIEDLISLVESGEIQMTRIDDAVERILRVKFVAGLFEYPFSDRSLLDTIGCKLHRELAREAVRKSLVLLKNGKNPGKPFLPLEKNAERVLIAGTHANNLGYQCGGWTRYWQGSSGRITTGTTILDAFREVMGEKTDVIYEKYPSPNTLSGQNFSFAIVGVGEEPYAESAGDNSELVIPLNGSELISTIADRIPTLVILISGRPLVIEPWLLEKIDALVAAWLPGTEARGITDVVFGDYEFEGRLPMTWFRTTEELPINKGDNSCDPLFPLAFGLTYKKEKPTE; encoded by the exons ATGAACCAAGCGGAGGAGACGATGAGTTGCGTTTACAAGAACCCAAATGCGCCTACAGAAGATCGAATCAAAGACCTTGTTTCTCGGATGACCCTGCAAGAAAAGGTCGGTCAAATGACCCAAATCGAGC AATTATTGGTGGACGATCTCGTAGGGAGTATGGTCAGCGGTGCAGGGAAAGAGCCTTTAGAGAAAGCAATGGCATCCGATTGGGCCGAAACGATTGACAGGTTTCAGCAGGCAGCAGTTGATTCCAGGCTTGGAATACCGCTTGCCTATGGGATCGATGCGGTTCATGGTAACAACCGGTTCTATGGTGCCACTATATTCCCTCACAATATTGGCCTTGGAGCCACAGG AGATGCAGATTTGGCTCAAAGGATCGGGGCTGCAGTAGCTCTTGAAGTCAGGGCAAGTGGCATTCACTTCAACTTTGCTCCCTGTGTCGCT GTATGCAGAGATCCTAGATGGGGAAGATGCTACGAGAGTTTTAGTGAAGATACTAACATTGTTAGAAAGATGACTTCCATTATTACAGGTTTACAGGGACAGCCACCAGTGGGACATCCGAAGGGCTATCCTTTTGTAGCTGGCAG ATACAATGTCATTGCATGCGCCAAGCATTTTGTTGGAGATGGGGGTACAGAAAAGGGTATAAATGAGGGAAATACTATATCATCATACGATGAGTTAGAGAGCATCCACATGGCACCTTACCTTGATTGTCTTTATAAGGGAGTTTCAACAGTTATGGCATCTTATTCTAGTTGGAATGAATGTAAACTTCATGCTCATCATTTCCTCTTGACAGAAATTTTGAAAGGCAAACTAGGTTTCAAG GGTTTTCTGATTTCGGATTGGAAAGCACTTGACAGACTTAGTGAACCAAGAGGCTCAAACTATCGTCGTTGTGTGTATACTGCCATTAATGCTGGAATTGACATG GTGATGGTGCCTTATCGGTATAAGCAATTTATTGAAGACTTGATATCCCTGGTAGAATCAGGGGAGATACAGATGACCAGGATAGACGATGCAGTTGAAAGAATACTGAGAGTGAAGTTTGTTGCTGGTCTTTTCGAATATCCCTTCTCTGACAGATCTTTGCTAGATACCATTGGCTGCAAG CTGCACAGGGAACTGGCCCGTGAAGCTGTTCGCAAGTCCTTAGTTCTATTGAAGAATGGAAAGAATCCAGGAAAGCCTTTCCTTCCATTGGAGAAAAATGCAGAAAGGGTTCTTATTGCCGGAACTCATGCTAACAATCTCGGATACCAGTGCGGTGGTTGGACACGTTACTGGCAAGGAAGCAGTGGCAGGATTACAACTG GCACAACAATCTTGGACGCATTCAGGGAAGTCATGGGAGAAAAAACAGATGTGATTTATGAAAAGTATCCTTCGCCAAACACCTTGTCTGGGCAGAATTTCTCTTTTGCCATTGTAGGAGTTGGTGAAGAACCATATGCAGAGTCTGCAGGAGACAATTCAGAGCTAGTAATCCCGTTAAATGGAAGTGAGTTAATAAGCACAATTGCTGATAGAATCCCCACATTGGTGATCCTGATATCTGGAAGACCCTTGGTTATAGAACCATGGCTTTTGGAGAAAATCGATGCTCTAGTTGCTGCTTGGTTACCAGGAACGGAGGCAAGGGGTATCACCGATGTAGTATTTGGAGACTATGAATTTGAGGGTCGATTACCAATGACATGGTTTAGGACAACCGAAGAGCTGCCAATCAACAAAGGAGACAATTCATGTGATCCTTTGTTTCCCCTTGCCTTTGGATTGACATACAAGAAGGAGAAACCTACAGAGTAA
- the LOC108488504 gene encoding uncharacterized protein LOC108488504 isoform X1 — translation MNQAEETMSCVYKNPNAPTEDRIKDLVSRMTLQEKVGQMTQIELCVATLDDVRNLSIGSMVSGAGKEPLEKAMASDWAETIDRFQQAAVDSRLGIPLAYGIDAVHGNNRFYGATIFPHNIGLGATGDADLAQRIGAAVALEVRASGIHFNFAPCVAVCRDPRWGRCYESFSEDTNIVRKMTSIITGLQGQPPVGHPKGYPFVAGRYNVIACAKHFVGDGGTEKGINEGNTISSYDELESIHMAPYLDCLYKGVSTVMASYSSWNECKLHAHHFLLTEILKGKLGFKGFLISDWKALDRLSEPRGSNYRRCVYTAINAGIDMVMVPYRYKQFIEDLISLVESGEIQMTRIDDAVERILRVKFVAGLFEYPFSDRSLLDTIGCKLHRELAREAVRKSLVLLKNGKNPGKPFLPLEKNAERVLIAGTHANNLGYQCGGWTRYWQGSSGRITTGTTILDAFREVMGEKTDVIYEKYPSPNTLSGQNFSFAIVGVGEEPYAESAGDNSELVIPLNGSELISTIADRIPTLVILISGRPLVIEPWLLEKIDALVAAWLPGTEARGITDVVFGDYEFEGRLPMTWFRTTEELPINKGDNSCDPLFPLAFGLTYKKEKPTE, via the exons ATGAACCAAGCGGAGGAGACGATGAGTTGCGTTTACAAGAACCCAAATGCGCCTACAGAAGATCGAATCAAAGACCTTGTTTCTCGGATGACCCTGCAAGAAAAGGTCGGTCAAATGACCCAAATCGAGCTCTGTGTTGCTACTCTTGACGATGTCAGAAACCTCTCCATCG GGAGTATGGTCAGCGGTGCAGGGAAAGAGCCTTTAGAGAAAGCAATGGCATCCGATTGGGCCGAAACGATTGACAGGTTTCAGCAGGCAGCAGTTGATTCCAGGCTTGGAATACCGCTTGCCTATGGGATCGATGCGGTTCATGGTAACAACCGGTTCTATGGTGCCACTATATTCCCTCACAATATTGGCCTTGGAGCCACAGG AGATGCAGATTTGGCTCAAAGGATCGGGGCTGCAGTAGCTCTTGAAGTCAGGGCAAGTGGCATTCACTTCAACTTTGCTCCCTGTGTCGCT GTATGCAGAGATCCTAGATGGGGAAGATGCTACGAGAGTTTTAGTGAAGATACTAACATTGTTAGAAAGATGACTTCCATTATTACAGGTTTACAGGGACAGCCACCAGTGGGACATCCGAAGGGCTATCCTTTTGTAGCTGGCAG ATACAATGTCATTGCATGCGCCAAGCATTTTGTTGGAGATGGGGGTACAGAAAAGGGTATAAATGAGGGAAATACTATATCATCATACGATGAGTTAGAGAGCATCCACATGGCACCTTACCTTGATTGTCTTTATAAGGGAGTTTCAACAGTTATGGCATCTTATTCTAGTTGGAATGAATGTAAACTTCATGCTCATCATTTCCTCTTGACAGAAATTTTGAAAGGCAAACTAGGTTTCAAG GGTTTTCTGATTTCGGATTGGAAAGCACTTGACAGACTTAGTGAACCAAGAGGCTCAAACTATCGTCGTTGTGTGTATACTGCCATTAATGCTGGAATTGACATG GTGATGGTGCCTTATCGGTATAAGCAATTTATTGAAGACTTGATATCCCTGGTAGAATCAGGGGAGATACAGATGACCAGGATAGACGATGCAGTTGAAAGAATACTGAGAGTGAAGTTTGTTGCTGGTCTTTTCGAATATCCCTTCTCTGACAGATCTTTGCTAGATACCATTGGCTGCAAG CTGCACAGGGAACTGGCCCGTGAAGCTGTTCGCAAGTCCTTAGTTCTATTGAAGAATGGAAAGAATCCAGGAAAGCCTTTCCTTCCATTGGAGAAAAATGCAGAAAGGGTTCTTATTGCCGGAACTCATGCTAACAATCTCGGATACCAGTGCGGTGGTTGGACACGTTACTGGCAAGGAAGCAGTGGCAGGATTACAACTG GCACAACAATCTTGGACGCATTCAGGGAAGTCATGGGAGAAAAAACAGATGTGATTTATGAAAAGTATCCTTCGCCAAACACCTTGTCTGGGCAGAATTTCTCTTTTGCCATTGTAGGAGTTGGTGAAGAACCATATGCAGAGTCTGCAGGAGACAATTCAGAGCTAGTAATCCCGTTAAATGGAAGTGAGTTAATAAGCACAATTGCTGATAGAATCCCCACATTGGTGATCCTGATATCTGGAAGACCCTTGGTTATAGAACCATGGCTTTTGGAGAAAATCGATGCTCTAGTTGCTGCTTGGTTACCAGGAACGGAGGCAAGGGGTATCACCGATGTAGTATTTGGAGACTATGAATTTGAGGGTCGATTACCAATGACATGGTTTAGGACAACCGAAGAGCTGCCAATCAACAAAGGAGACAATTCATGTGATCCTTTGTTTCCCCTTGCCTTTGGATTGACATACAAGAAGGAGAAACCTACAGAGTAA
- the LOC108488102 gene encoding sugar transport protein 8-like, whose translation MAGGVIATGSGSEQDFPAKLTLQVFICTAIAAFGGLMFGYDIGISGGVTGMDDFLLKFFPNVYVKKNHAHENNYCKFDDEYLQLFTSSLYLAAIVASGGASLMCKKYGRKPTMQAASIFFFIGAILNVSAMNLPMLILGRLFLGAGVGCGNQAVPLFITEISPPKFRGGLNICFQLLITVGILVANCVNYFTSNIKNYGWRISLGGAAVPAVILLVGSFAIVETPTSLIERGKKEKGLKTLKRIRGVDDVQKEFEEMVRATEVANQIKHPFRELMKKPSIPPMICGTIIHVFQQFTGINVVMFYAPVLFQTMGFGSSASLLSAVITGTVNSLSTVIAIFTVDKAGRKKLLVFGALICMVAQCTIGVILKKYLTETSKVPNSIAKVVVLLICVYVNGFAWSWGPLGWLISSEVFPLETRTSGYFFAVATNMLCTFIIAQAFLSMLCHMRAYIYFFFAAWLIVMSIFVMAMLPETKGVPLDEMVEKVWKKHWFWKSFFKSSDIERPKAMVQLEHQEKPNH comes from the exons ATGGCGGGTGGTGTAATCGCGACTGGTTCCGGCAGTGAGCAAGACTTTCCGGCGAAGCTCACCCTCCAAGTCTTTATTTGCACCGCCATAGCTGCCTTTGGTGGTTTAATGTTTGGCTACGATATTGGAATTTCAG GAGGAGTGACAGGGATGGACGATTTCCTATTGAAGTTCTTCCCCAATGTTTACGTTAAAAAGAACCACGCTCATGAAAACAACTACTGCAAATTCGACGACGAGTATCTTCAGCTCTTCACGTCGTCCCTTTACTTAGCCGCCATCGTCGCCAGTGGCGGCGCCTCCTTAATGTGCAAGAAATACGGTCGAAAACCAACCATGCAAGCTGCCTCTATCTTCTTCTTCATTGGAGCTATTCTCAACGTGTCTGCAATGAACCTTCCTATGTTAATTCTTGGAAGGCTTTTCCTTGGTGCCGGTGTAGGATGTGGTAACCAG GCAGTCCCGCTGTTCATTACCGAAATTTCACCGCCAAAATTCAGAGGAGGACTCAACATTTGCTTTCAGTTGCTAATCACAGTCGGCATCCTGGTAGCAAATTGTGTTAACTATTTCACATCGAATATAAAAAACTATGGTTGGAGGATTTCATTGGGCGGCGCCGCCGTGCCAGCCGTAATCCTCCTTGTTGGATCGTTCGCTATTGTGGAGACTCCGACGAGTCTGATAGAaagaggaaagaaagaaaaaggtttAAAAACCCTAAAGAGAATCAGGGGTGTAGACGATGTTCAAAAAGAGTTTGAAGAAATGGTTCGAGCCACAGAGGTTGCCAATCAAATCAAACACCCTTTCAGGGAACTGATGAAGAAGCCGAGCATTCCTCCAATGATTTGCGGCACCATCATTCATGTATTCCAGCAGTTCACAGGGATCAACGTGGTCATGTTTTACGCACCGGTGTTGTTTCAAACCATGGGGTTCGGGTCCAGCGCGTCGCTTTTATCGGCCGTCATAACTGGCACTGTCAATTCATTGTCAACAGTTATCGCCATCTTTACAGTAGATAAAGCTGGAAGGAAGAAACTACTCGTTTTTGGAGCTCTGATTTGCATGGTAGCTCAG TGTACAATTGGGGTTATTCTTAAAAAGTACTTGACGGAAACAAGCAAAGTACCCAATAGCATAGCCAAAGTAGTGGTGCTTTTAATCTGCGTATATGTGAACGGATTTGCATGGTCATGGGGTCCTTTGGGGTGGCTAATATCTAGCGAAGTCTTCCCATTGGAAACACGAACTTCAGGCTATTTCTTTGCGGTCGCCACCAACATGCTTTGCACATTCATCATAGCTCAAGCATTCCTCAGCATGCTTTGCCACATGCGAGCCTACATTTACTTCTTCTTCGCCGCCTGGCTCATCGTCATGTCCATTTTCGTAATGGCGATGCTCCCTGAGACCAAAGGAGTCCCCCTTGATGAAATGGTTGAAAAAGTATGGAAGAAACACTGGTTCTGGAAAAGCTTTTTCAAATCTAGCGACATTGAAAGACCGAAAGCTATGGTCCAGCTTGAGCATCAGGAAAAACCAAACCATTAA
- the LOC128292945 gene encoding uncharacterized protein LOC128292945: protein MSFNVKVIQHFVWKIIRFSGSCSYKFVRRYPVVAGFFIFVLFVYVCFPSYFYILMYSSPILICTAISIRFYWKTKRPEVQMVQKKDSEERSSADINRSKVPSLRPQKSVRRNARKEVLQWDRNDSPDSNLLFGSGINDILSGKSNLLEENSRSLNVKGNSNVEHGESSSQNEKRNDQALNDPKSLLDNETLKPHSVSGDSFGGQLGKSPDGGGGGGGGGEVEKERLEKRKDVKEIKVRDRDKAVEWTKDDEKHLMDLGLTEAERNRRLESLIAKRRARKMFKMAIEKSLMDKGIVPHNHIAPILIVKNNILGFSNHANEEVLQMPGSAPSILLPTQNPFDLPYDPFEEKPNLTGDSFQQEFMAVNQRDTLFCRHESFHHGPLFTFETTQDSINDPFNPYYSAEKRLVRGPEVDRFRKAPDDEGGHHQNNSRGFGSDIDLIELEESINNDTINSLEEKSEKITESANDKTEIGETNENPHDLSGSEIRVEIDSTKNNDSCYSASSSDDSESGLDQTAKPLSLCTNQVRKAFNLSIPPKGKTVTKLPFDSSPSPRRTEFNLFYNTYRRQSHTRNCSIASDLQVEVSEVGSITLSTDGTSSPVEGSVTYDGDVERDINSDNEELWGGSFNLSKEANREKLRELDDIIEEDSVEVKVSGLNKKPEEPIASISPSELEKASNVSDKLSPENPGKPVQLTGKSVVHSPSKSCFQKPEQFIDPQQKPTEENIICNAKPITQEDANTLESKSSETKANGAQALNEPAALGEMGKPDDAINLDSSGYKHGNKETSYEYKRTAESEKKMEESRPSKYIEEGTCKATKHGTGDAPSSVQSKDQPSKHFEEDAQNLTEYNTRNAPNAVQSIDELESIPASGVNQNILEDNVSGMEQRLGGSIAVAPNRRLELQQTYLSSGASPRSVLPQNILADQIPVSDIEQRRQTDWPGSVTEDIVRENSADNQPHENSTFNMPQSTQRLAENSIQDSSSNCGPATSEEPSCVTKKRTDGSTAHNMNELVFEGTQGNDGSSLKSSKDESKTSTSSEDTEELSKTSGESNLDSIEHPGGSEKLIEHNTRTDSSKPKEGNAKTDDPKTMVREKSAAEVDRVCNVKDSLTNKVTNIESLNPVLDGEGEHQILSRQKAVVEPSKTCGATSAGSDKDSKHESTTLTKSEANAGLSTSKGESNSSNNIKNGGDTQNLSGQERHSDASQSREDDLNKAISESISGVDNTATTGISIDHKIATEASKPKEPEVKAVNTKENDSNEVAK, encoded by the exons ATGAGTTTCAATGTAAAGGTTATTCAACATTTTGTCTGGAAAATCATTAGATTTTCCGGAAGTTGTAGTTATAAATTTGTAAGAAGATATCCAGTTGTGGCAGGGTTTTTTATCTTTGTTCTCTTCGTATATGTATGCTTTCCTTCTTATTTCTACATTTTGATGTACTCTTCGCCGATTCTTATCTGCACTGCAATTTCAATCCGATTTTATTGGAAAACCAAACGTCCGGAAGTCCAAATGGTTCAGAAGAAAGACAGTGAGGAGAGATCATCTGCAGATATAAATAGATCAAAAGTCCCTTCATTACGGCCCCAGAAAAGTGTTCGACGAAATGCTCGAAAGGAAGTCCTACAATGGGATAGAAACGATAGTCCGGATAGTAACTTGCTTTTTGGGAGTGGTATTAATGATATTCTGTCTGGTAAATCCAATTTATTGGAAGAAAATTCGAGGTCCTTAAATGTGAAAGGAAATTCTAATGTGGAACATGGAGAGAGCTCTTCCCAGAACGAGAAGCGAAATGATCAAGCACTTAATGACCCGAAATCTCTCCTTGATAACGAGACTCTGAAACCTCATAGCGTGTCGGGTGATAGCTTTGGAGGGCAATTAGGTAAAAGTCCtgatggtggtggtggtggtggtggtggtggtgaggTCGAGAAAGAAAGATTGGAAAAAAGGAAAGATGTGAAGGAGATAAAAGTGCGGGATCGAGATAAGGCGGTGGAATGGACAAAGGATGATGAGAAGCATCTAATGGATCTCGGGTTAACCGAGGCAGAAAGAAACAGAAGGCTGGAAAGTTTGATTGCAAAACGTAGAGCAAGAAAGATGTTCAAAATGGCAATTGAGAAAAGCCTGATGGACAAGGGTATTGTTCCCCATAATCATATTGCTCCCATTCTAATAGTTAAAAACAACATTCTTGGTTTTTCAAATCATGCTAATGAAGAAGTGTTACAAATGCCTGGTTCTGCTCCTTCCATCTTGTTGCCTACACAGAATCCATTTGACTTACCTTATGATCCATTTGAAGAAAAACCAAATCTTACGGGTGATAGTTTCCAACAAGAGTTCATGGCTGTCAACCAAAGGGATACGCTTTTCTGCAGGCACGAGAGCTTCCACCATGGACCTTTGTTTACATTCGAAACCACTCAAGATTCTATTAATGATCCGTTTAATCCCTACTATAGTGCTGAGAAAAGGCTTGTAAGGGGTCCAGAAGTTGATAGATTCAGAAAGGCACCAG ATGATGAAGGAGGTCACCACCAGAATAATTCCCGTGGTTTTGGAAGTGACATTGATCTTATTGAGCTGGAAGAGTCCATTAACAATGACACAATTAACTCATTGGAAGAGAAAAGTGAAAAGATTACAGAAAGTGCCAATGATAAGACTGAAATAGGAGAAACTAATGAAAACCCTCATGATCTGAGTGGAAGTGAAATAAGAGTGGAGATAGATTCAACTAAAAACAATGATTCCTGCTACTCAGCATCTTCATCTGATGACTCTGAGTCAGGATTAGATCAAACGGCAAAACCTCTGTCGCTGTGTACTAATCAAGTCCGAAAGGCTTTTAATCTTTCAATTCCTCCCAAGGGGAAAACTGTGACCAAGCTTCCTTTTGATTCCAGCCCATCTCCGCGTAGGACCGAGTTTAATTTGTTTTACAATACGTATAGGCGACAGAGTCATACTCGAAACTGTTCCATAGCTTCTGACTTGCAAGTTGAGGTTTCAGAAGTCGGGTCAATTACATTATCAACTGATGGAACCAGTTCACCTGTAGAAGGTTCAGTTACATATGATGGGGATGTTGAAAGGGATATAAATTCTGACAATGAAGAACTGTGGGGAGGTTCATTTAACTTATCAAAAGAGGCAAATCGAGAAAAACTGAGAGAACTAGATGATATTATTGAAGAGGATTCTGTTGAAGTGAAGGTTTCTGGTTTAAACAAGAAACCTGAGGAACCAATTGCTTCAATCTCTCCATCTGAACTGGAAAAGGCTTCCAATGTTTCAGATAAATTATCACCTGAAAATCCAGGAAAACCGGTGCAGTTAACGGGGAAGTCAGTTGTTCATTCACCTTCCAAGTCTTGTTTCCAGAAGCCAGAG CAATTTATTGATCCTCAACAGAAGCCTACAGAAGAGAACATCATTTGTAATGCGAAGCCGATAACTCAAGAAGATGCTAACACTTTAGAGTCGAAATCATCTGAAACCAAAGCCAATGGGGCCCAAGCATTGAATGAACCTGCAGCTTTAGGAGAGATGGGAAAACCAGATGACGCAATTAATTTAGATTCAAGCGGTTACAAGCATGGAAACAAAGAAACATCTTATGAGTATAAAAGAACTGCAGAATCTGAAAAGAAGATGGAGGAAAGCCGACCTTCAAAATATATTGAAGAAGGTACTTGTAAAGCAACTAAGCATGGCACTGGGGATGCACCAAGTTCTGTTCAAAGCAAAGACCAACCTTCAAAGCATTTTGAAGAAGATGCTCAAAACTTAACTGAGTATAATACCAGGAATGCGCCAAATGCTGTTCAAAGCATAGATGAGTTGGAATCTATTCCAGCTAGTGGGGTTAATCAAAATATTCTGGAGGATAATGTTTCTGGAATGGAACAAAGATTAGGAGGTTCTATTGCAGTGGCTCCAAATCGAAGATTGGAGCTTCAGCAAACTTATCTCAGCTCAGGTGCATCTCCGAGATCTGTGTTACCACAAAATATCCTGGCAGATCAAATACCTGTATCAGACATTGAGCAACGAAGACAAACAGATTGGCCAGGATCTGTTACAGAAGACATAGTGAGGGAAAATTCAGCAGACAATCAACCACATGAGAACTCAACTTTTAACATGCCCCAAAGTACACAGCGGTTGGCTGAGAATTCAATACAGGACTCATCCAGTAATTGCGGTCCTGCAACATCAGAG GAACCGTCTTGCGTGACAAAGAAGAGAACTGATGGTAGCACTGCCCATAATATGAATGAACTTGTCTTCGAAGGCACACAAGGCAATGATGGTTCTTCTTTAAAATCCAGTAAAGATGAATCTAAAACTTCGACAAGTTCAGAGGACACGGAAGAACTATCAAAAACATCTGGTGAAAGTAATCTTGATTCTATTGAGCATCCTGGAGGATCAGAAAAACTGATTGAACACAACACTAGAACTGATTCATCAAAACCAAAAGAAGGAAATGCTAAAACAGATGACCCTAAAACCATGGTGAGAGAAAAG TCCGCAGCAGAAGTTGATCGCGTTTGCAATGTGAAAGACTCATTAACCAATAAGGTAACTAACATCGAGAGCTTGAACCCTGTTCTTGATGGTGAGGGTGAGCACCAAATATTAAGTAGGCAAAAGGCTGTCGTGGAACCATCAAAGACCTGTGGGGCAACTAGTGCAGGATCTGATAAAGATAGCAAACATGAATCCACAACATTAACCAAATCTGAAGCCAATGCTGGACTATCAACTTCAAAAGGAGAAAGTAACAGCTCGAACAACATAAAAAATGGCGGAGATACACAAAATTTGAGCGGTCAAGAACGTCACTCGGATGCGTCACAATCAAGGGAGGATGATCTCAACAAGGCCATTAGTGAAAGCATCTCAGGTGTAGATAACACTGCAACGACAGGCATATCAATAGACCACAAGATTGCCACAGAAGCATCAAAACCGAAAGAACCCGAAGTCAAGGCTGTCAACACCAAGGAAAATGATAGCAATGAAGTGGCAAAATGA